Below is a genomic region from bacterium.
TGATCTTGGCCATGCCGGCTCATGCCTTTCTCTGGGGAGGGTCGGACCTGCAGGGGTCCCAATGTACGCGCCGCCCGAAACCCGCGTCAAGATCTGGCGATTCGCGGCGCGTGATCAGTGGGGGGTAACTTGGGGACAACTGTTCCACGTGGAACACGGGGAGGTCGGGATCGGCGTTGTTCCACGTGGAACAGTGGCGCCGGCGGTCGTGTGTTCCACGTGGAACACCGGGGGACAACAGTCCGGTCAGGGTCGCTTCAGGGCCGCCTCGTAGGACGAGATCACCAGAGAGGCGGTGCCCCCGGCCCCGGGGCCGACGACGCGGCGCTCGACGGCCCTATATATATAGTCATCGGTCTCGTGTCGGGACCCCACCGCCCCGAGATCGCCGGCCAGCACGTCTGTCCAGGTCTGCTCGGGTGGATAGAAGCGAGCGATCACGATCCGGGCACCGGCAGCCAGGGCCGCCGACCCGGGCGCGGGCTCGAGCCCCTGCAGGACAACGGGGTCCGGCAGATGCAGGGCCTTGAGGGAAATGAGGATCTGTCCCGGCGCGGGTGTGCCGACGGCCGGGCCCGAGCCCTCGCCCCACCGGCCACAGTGCACCGCCAGCGGGCGGCCGGGCGCCAGGTCGGCCTGGCGCTCCAGAAACCAGGCCCTTTTCTCGCGGGGTTCGACCAGTGTGGTGCACAGAGCCGGAAACCGTTCGCCGAACAGCAGGTGCCAGACGATCCCCGGCAGGCCGCCACCCGACCCCAGGTCGAAGTAGGCCGTGGGCTCGACG
It encodes:
- a CDS encoding class I SAM-dependent methyltransferase, translating into MSDPRTDLDRRLGAYAAEVVRWNRQINLVSRQDSARRVDELVSQCRIAGAVLGDEILGDWDTVEPTAYFDLGSGGGLPGIVWHLLFGERFPALCTTLVEPREKRAWFLERQADLAPGRPLAVHCGRWGEGSGPAVGTPAPGQILISLKALHLPDPVVLQGLEPAPGSAALAAGARIVIARFYPPEQTWTDVLAGDLGAVGSRHETDDYIYRAVERRVVGPGAGGTASLVISSYEAALKRP